The Williamsia sp. DF01-3 genome has a window encoding:
- a CDS encoding glycerophosphodiester phosphodiesterase family protein: MATTMAAMVATVGLVACGSDSADSTESASTVPSASEAESPKSFDLQAHRGGRGEYTEESLHAFDRALSLGVSTLELDIVLTKDNQPLIWHDPKIDETKCADTAAATPGDPQFPYVGDLVHDLTLPQIRTLNCDKVLAGYPEAQPVAGNKIAVLPELFALVETRGADAVRFNIETKIEAEKRADSATPEEFVDVTLAAVKEAGMVDRVSIQSFDWRTLPLVHDAEPSIPLVALWDETTWKKDSQWLGPVDFDAVGGDVIKGASSIDGVTVLSPGYVNPYPDGQVPPAGYTLVADEDFVSRAHESGLAVIPWTINDPAVMDAQIEAGADGIITDYPTRLREVMATRGMTLPTPA; encoded by the coding sequence TTGGCGACAACGATGGCCGCGATGGTCGCTACGGTGGGACTGGTCGCTTGTGGCAGCGACTCGGCCGATTCGACTGAGAGCGCGTCGACCGTGCCATCGGCATCCGAAGCGGAGTCGCCGAAATCCTTTGATTTGCAGGCACATCGCGGTGGACGCGGCGAATACACCGAAGAGTCGCTGCATGCGTTCGACCGGGCGCTGTCCCTCGGGGTCAGCACCCTCGAGTTGGACATCGTGCTGACCAAGGACAACCAGCCGCTCATCTGGCACGATCCGAAAATAGACGAGACCAAATGCGCGGACACCGCAGCGGCGACGCCGGGCGACCCGCAGTTCCCGTACGTCGGCGACCTCGTCCACGATCTGACCCTCCCGCAGATCCGGACCCTCAACTGCGACAAGGTGCTCGCCGGCTACCCCGAAGCCCAGCCGGTGGCCGGGAACAAGATCGCGGTTCTGCCAGAACTGTTCGCACTCGTCGAGACACGGGGCGCCGACGCGGTGCGGTTCAACATCGAGACCAAGATCGAGGCGGAGAAACGGGCAGACTCGGCGACACCGGAGGAGTTCGTCGACGTCACCTTGGCGGCGGTGAAAGAGGCCGGCATGGTTGACCGGGTCAGCATTCAGAGCTTCGACTGGCGCACACTGCCGCTGGTGCACGACGCCGAGCCGAGCATTCCGTTGGTGGCGCTCTGGGACGAGACCACTTGGAAGAAGGATTCCCAGTGGCTCGGCCCGGTTGACTTCGACGCGGTGGGCGGCGATGTGATCAAAGGGGCTTCATCGATCGACGGTGTGACGGTGTTGTCGCCCGGATATGTGAACCCGTACCCCGACGGACAGGTACCGCCCGCGGGCTACACGCTGGTGGCCGATGAGGACTTCGTGTCCAGGGCGCATGAGTCCGGGCTGGCCGTGATCCCTTGGACCATCAATGATCCCGCCGTGATGGACGCACAGATCGAAGCGGGTGCAGACGGGATCATCACCGACTACCCCACTCGCCTGCGGGAGGTGATGGCCACTCGGGGGATGACCTTGCCCACGCCTGCGTGA
- a CDS encoding EAL domain-containing protein — MAGFVDDPQILRAILELSPDLIVLSEFSGRVLYVNPAGQALVGLDWSPERELFTEDFFTPAGLSISDEVEENLRSRGYWRGRNELRHFNTHARIAVTLTTFVVERSDGQPSVIATIVRDRRRGDERDRRLREVADAAAQFGAEQKAVAELSRLALEAELPQLLTAATAAAVTLVGVETAMVTRVDELDSTRLSLEAVTGPRGDGFDVPAGNHSLMGYTMNTADVVVCPDRLAENRFPTEVMKSYGLRSGVGIPIAGATAPWGALSVHSADARDYADRDITFLQTVADVLSAAIRRIELDRQVRQRSMHDPLTDLPNRALAYACIDEALERAEAADTHVAVLLLDVDDFKLINDSLGHEAGDLALVRFAQRLRTAVREQDVVARLGGDEFLILCEEVRDIAEAQQIAHSITERLGAPYAHGSAPTPLSASIGVAVSEPGSSRRELIHRADLAMYRAKDMGAGGHAVYDDDDVYDAERIRSLSIDLRSALERGDLTLHYQPLVEIASGRIVAVEALARWNHPVHGPVSPVEFVAVAERTGLATDLGTWALAEACAQAARWREFTTVSIRVNVSALQLRDPAFPRVVSRVLAATGLEASALGLEITETVWVSDTARVAGTLTELHNMGVSLLLDDLGRGHSSIYYLDRYPVFECFKIDKSFIADLPGARPEAIVSAIVGLARAFDVTVVGEGVETAEQLEALRACGVDYAQGYHLGRPAAADAVTATLRSADV, encoded by the coding sequence ATGGCCGGATTCGTGGACGACCCGCAGATTCTGCGTGCGATCCTCGAGTTGTCTCCCGACCTGATCGTCCTCTCCGAGTTCTCCGGTCGTGTCCTGTACGTCAACCCGGCCGGTCAGGCGCTGGTAGGTCTGGACTGGTCCCCGGAACGTGAACTGTTCACGGAAGACTTCTTCACGCCGGCGGGGTTGTCGATCTCGGATGAGGTCGAGGAGAACCTCAGATCGAGGGGGTACTGGCGTGGGCGCAATGAGTTGCGGCATTTCAATACGCATGCCCGCATCGCGGTGACGCTCACGACTTTTGTGGTGGAGCGGTCCGACGGTCAGCCGTCTGTGATCGCAACTATTGTCCGTGATCGCCGCCGCGGAGATGAACGTGATCGCCGGCTACGAGAGGTCGCTGACGCTGCAGCTCAGTTCGGCGCCGAACAGAAAGCCGTCGCCGAGCTGAGCCGGCTCGCGTTGGAGGCCGAACTCCCTCAACTGCTGACCGCTGCGACCGCGGCTGCGGTGACGCTGGTCGGGGTGGAGACCGCCATGGTCACCCGGGTAGACGAGTTGGACAGCACACGTCTGAGCCTCGAGGCGGTCACCGGCCCGCGGGGAGACGGCTTCGACGTGCCCGCGGGCAATCACTCGCTCATGGGCTACACCATGAACACTGCCGATGTGGTGGTGTGCCCGGACCGCCTGGCCGAAAACCGCTTTCCCACCGAGGTGATGAAGAGCTACGGCCTGCGTAGTGGTGTCGGCATACCCATTGCCGGCGCGACCGCACCGTGGGGAGCGCTCTCTGTCCACAGTGCCGACGCGCGCGATTATGCCGATCGCGACATCACGTTCCTCCAGACCGTGGCAGATGTGCTCTCCGCGGCCATCCGGCGCATTGAACTCGACCGCCAAGTGCGCCAGCGCAGCATGCATGACCCTCTCACCGACCTCCCCAACCGCGCTTTGGCCTATGCGTGCATCGACGAAGCCCTCGAAAGGGCAGAGGCCGCCGATACCCACGTCGCGGTGCTGCTCCTGGATGTCGACGACTTCAAACTCATCAACGACAGCCTGGGGCACGAAGCGGGCGATCTCGCCCTCGTCCGGTTTGCCCAGCGACTCAGAACTGCTGTGCGAGAACAGGATGTGGTGGCCCGACTCGGAGGCGACGAGTTCCTGATCCTCTGCGAAGAGGTGCGCGACATCGCCGAGGCACAGCAGATCGCGCACTCCATCACCGAGCGGCTGGGTGCTCCCTACGCGCACGGCAGTGCGCCGACGCCGTTGAGTGCCAGCATCGGTGTCGCCGTCAGCGAACCGGGCTCGTCCCGGCGGGAACTGATTCATCGGGCCGATCTCGCGATGTACCGGGCCAAGGACATGGGCGCCGGCGGCCACGCGGTTTACGACGATGACGACGTGTACGACGCCGAGCGGATACGCTCGTTGTCCATCGACCTGCGGTCGGCGCTCGAACGCGGCGACCTCACCTTGCACTACCAGCCGTTGGTGGAGATCGCGTCGGGGCGAATCGTCGCGGTCGAGGCACTCGCGAGATGGAACCATCCGGTCCATGGCCCGGTCAGTCCGGTGGAGTTCGTGGCTGTTGCCGAAAGGACAGGATTGGCAACAGATCTCGGGACATGGGCTTTGGCCGAGGCGTGTGCTCAGGCAGCCAGGTGGCGAGAGTTCACCACGGTGTCGATCCGGGTCAACGTGAGCGCGCTGCAGTTGCGCGACCCGGCCTTTCCGCGGGTGGTCTCACGGGTACTGGCCGCGACCGGCCTCGAAGCATCCGCACTCGGACTCGAGATCACCGAGACAGTGTGGGTGTCCGACACCGCAAGGGTGGCAGGCACACTCACCGAGCTACACAACATGGGGGTGTCTCTGCTGCTCGACGACCTCGGCAGGGGCCACAGCTCGATCTACTACCTGGATCGCTATCCGGTATTCGAGTGCTTCAAGATCGACAAGTCGTTCATCGCAGACCTTCCGGGTGCCCGACCGGAGGCGATCGTGTCCGCGATCGTCGGTCTGGCACGAGCTTTCGACGTCACCGTCGTGGGCGAAGGTGTGGAGACCGCCGAGCAGCTCGAGGCTCTTCGTGCGTGCGGTGTGGACTACGCGCAGGGTTACCACCTCGGCCGGCCCGCCGCTGCGGATGCCGTGACGGCGACGTTGCGTTCAGCGGACGTGTGA
- a CDS encoding excinuclease ABC subunit UvrA, with protein MATTKKPQPQEPHIADTHDLIRVQGARVNNLKDISVEIPKRRLTVFTGVSGSGKSSLVFSTIAAESQRMINETYSAFLQGFMPTLARPEVDVMDGLTTAIIVDQQRMGSDPRSTVGTATDANAMLRILFSRLGKPHIGSPQAFSFNVASISGAGAVTIERGGRETKERRTFSITGGMCPRCEGRGSVSDIDLTALYDADKSLNEGAITIPGYSMEGWYGRIFRGCGYFDPDKPISKFTKKQLNDLLYREPTKIKIDGINLTYQGLIPQMQKSFLSKDIDALQPHIRTFVERAVAFATCPECDGTRLSEAARSSKINKISIADACAMQISDLAEWVRGLDEPSVAGLLSNLQQTLDSFVEIGLGYLSLDRPSGTLSGGEAQRTKMIRHLGSSLTDVTYVFDEPTIGLHPHDIERMNGLLLRLRDKGNTVLVVEHKPETIAIGDHVVDLGPRAGTEGGQVMFEGTVEGLRASDTLTGHHLDDRAQLKPSVREPSGALEVRGADAHNLQKVDVDIPLGVLVVLTGVAGSGKSSLIQGSVTGLDEVISVDQAPIKGSRRSNPATYTGLLDPIRKAFAKENGVKPALFSANSEGACPTCNGAGVIYSDLAMMAGVASTCEECDGKRFQAAVLEYTFGGRDISEVLGMSVAEAEAFFGDGDAKLPAAHKILDRLADVGLGYIKLGQPLTTLSGGERQRIKLATQMAGKGGIYVLDEPTTGLHLADVENLLGLLDRLVESGKSVIVIEHHQAVMAHADWIIDLGPGAGHDGGRVVFEGTPADLVAARSTLTGEHLAAYVGA; from the coding sequence ATGGCCACCACCAAGAAACCGCAACCGCAGGAACCGCACATCGCCGACACCCACGACCTGATCCGCGTGCAGGGTGCCCGGGTGAACAATCTCAAAGACATCAGCGTGGAGATCCCGAAGCGCAGGCTCACGGTGTTCACCGGCGTTTCGGGTTCGGGCAAGAGTTCGCTGGTGTTCAGCACCATCGCTGCCGAATCGCAGCGCATGATCAACGAGACCTACAGCGCTTTCCTGCAGGGGTTCATGCCCACCTTGGCGCGGCCGGAAGTCGACGTCATGGACGGTCTCACCACCGCCATCATCGTCGACCAGCAGCGCATGGGATCGGACCCGCGGTCCACCGTCGGTACGGCGACCGACGCCAACGCGATGCTCCGAATCCTGTTCAGCCGCCTCGGCAAACCTCATATCGGTTCCCCACAGGCATTCTCGTTCAACGTCGCGTCGATCTCCGGCGCCGGTGCTGTGACGATCGAGCGTGGAGGACGGGAGACCAAGGAGCGGCGCACCTTCAGCATCACCGGTGGCATGTGCCCACGCTGTGAGGGGCGGGGGTCGGTGTCCGACATCGACCTCACCGCGCTGTACGACGCCGACAAGTCACTCAACGAAGGCGCCATCACCATCCCGGGGTACAGCATGGAGGGGTGGTACGGCCGAATCTTCCGGGGCTGCGGCTACTTCGACCCCGACAAGCCGATCAGCAAGTTCACCAAGAAGCAGTTGAATGATCTGCTCTACCGGGAACCGACCAAGATCAAGATCGACGGCATCAACCTCACCTACCAGGGGCTGATCCCGCAGATGCAGAAGTCGTTCCTGTCCAAGGACATCGATGCGCTCCAGCCGCACATCCGGACGTTTGTCGAACGGGCGGTCGCCTTCGCCACTTGTCCGGAATGCGATGGCACGCGGCTGAGCGAAGCGGCCCGCTCGTCGAAGATCAACAAGATCAGCATCGCCGATGCCTGTGCGATGCAGATCAGCGACCTCGCAGAGTGGGTCCGTGGACTGGACGAACCGTCGGTGGCCGGTTTGTTGTCCAACCTGCAGCAGACACTCGACTCGTTCGTCGAGATCGGGCTGGGCTACCTCTCACTGGACCGACCCTCAGGAACCCTGTCCGGAGGAGAAGCGCAGCGCACCAAGATGATCCGGCATCTCGGATCATCGCTGACCGATGTCACGTACGTCTTCGACGAACCGACGATCGGGCTGCACCCACACGACATCGAACGCATGAACGGTCTGCTGCTGCGGCTGCGCGACAAGGGCAACACCGTGTTGGTGGTGGAGCACAAGCCGGAGACCATCGCGATCGGCGACCACGTGGTGGATCTCGGTCCGCGCGCCGGCACCGAAGGTGGTCAGGTGATGTTCGAGGGCACCGTCGAGGGACTGCGTGCCAGCGACACCCTGACGGGGCATCACCTCGACGACCGGGCGCAGCTGAAGCCCTCGGTGCGTGAACCGTCGGGCGCTCTCGAGGTACGCGGAGCCGATGCCCACAACCTGCAGAAGGTCGACGTCGACATCCCCCTCGGTGTACTCGTTGTCCTCACCGGCGTCGCCGGATCGGGTAAGAGTTCGCTCATCCAGGGCTCGGTGACCGGCCTCGACGAGGTGATCTCGGTGGATCAGGCCCCGATCAAGGGGTCACGGCGAAGTAACCCGGCCACGTACACCGGATTGCTCGACCCCATCCGGAAGGCCTTCGCCAAAGAGAACGGTGTCAAGCCAGCACTCTTCAGCGCCAACTCGGAGGGCGCCTGCCCCACCTGTAACGGCGCGGGCGTCATCTATTCCGACCTGGCGATGATGGCCGGGGTGGCCAGCACCTGCGAGGAGTGCGACGGCAAACGATTCCAGGCCGCGGTGCTCGAATACACCTTCGGCGGACGCGACATCAGCGAAGTGCTGGGTATGTCGGTGGCCGAGGCGGAAGCGTTCTTCGGTGATGGTGATGCGAAATTGCCTGCAGCGCACAAGATCCTCGACAGATTGGCCGACGTGGGGCTGGGCTACATCAAGCTCGGACAACCGCTGACCACGTTGTCCGGCGGTGAGCGGCAGCGGATCAAGCTGGCCACCCAGATGGCCGGCAAGGGTGGGATCTACGTGCTCGACGAACCAACTACCGGCCTTCACCTTGCCGACGTCGAGAATCTCCTCGGCCTGCTCGACCGGTTGGTCGAATCGGGGAAGTCGGTGATCGTCATCGAGCATCACCAGGCCGTGATGGCACACGCGGACTGGATCATCGACCTGGGGCCGGGGGCCGGCCACGATGGTGGCCGGGTTGTCTTCGAGGGCACACCCGCCGATCTTGTCGCGGCTCGGTCCACCCTCACCGGCGAACACCTCGCGGCGTACGTCGGCGCCTGA
- a CDS encoding nitroreductase family deazaflavin-dependent oxidoreductase → MTDSKQADSRKNRGKTPGRLSRWMQQRTNSRTITRIRRGKATFMGMDLLVLHTVGRRTGEPRQSPVTWFDDGDGARLIIASGGGDQNPDWYANLMAAPDQASIELPGQNAVAVTPRRLEGPERERAWQRIVKAQPRYAKYQQKSDRQYPVVRLTPR, encoded by the coding sequence ATGACGGACAGCAAGCAAGCGGACAGCCGAAAAAATCGCGGTAAGACGCCGGGGCGGTTGTCGCGGTGGATGCAGCAGCGCACAAACAGCCGGACGATCACCCGCATACGACGGGGCAAGGCGACCTTCATGGGTATGGACCTTTTAGTCCTACATACCGTCGGCCGGCGTACGGGGGAGCCGCGGCAATCGCCGGTGACCTGGTTCGACGATGGCGACGGTGCCCGGCTCATCATCGCGTCGGGCGGCGGGGACCAGAACCCTGATTGGTACGCCAACCTGATGGCCGCTCCAGACCAGGCGTCGATCGAATTGCCCGGTCAAAACGCCGTCGCGGTGACGCCGCGACGACTCGAAGGTCCTGAGCGCGAACGGGCGTGGCAACGAATCGTAAAGGCGCAGCCCCGGTACGCGAAGTATCAGCAGAAGTCCGACAGGCAGTACCCGGTTGTCCGGCTCACCCCGCGCTGA
- a CDS encoding VOC family protein, whose amino-acid sequence MDINIHSSFLPHTDPKASKAFYRDTLGFEVRNEVGYNDMYWITVGPKGQPDVNIVLTPPGADPGITDDERRTITEMMAKGTYASLLLATRDLDDTFERVQANGTEVVQEPTQQPYGIRDCAIRDPAGNMIRIQEVA is encoded by the coding sequence ATGGACATCAACATTCATTCGAGTTTCCTCCCGCACACCGACCCAAAGGCTTCGAAGGCCTTCTATCGGGACACCCTCGGCTTCGAGGTCCGCAATGAGGTCGGCTACAACGACATGTACTGGATCACGGTCGGACCGAAGGGTCAGCCCGACGTCAACATCGTGCTGACCCCGCCGGGTGCCGACCCGGGCATCACCGACGATGAGCGGCGCACGATCACCGAGATGATGGCCAAGGGCACGTACGCGAGCCTGCTGCTAGCCACCAGAGACCTCGACGACACGTTCGAGCGTGTGCAGGCAAACGGCACCGAGGTGGTGCAGGAGCCAACGCAACAGCCGTACGGCATCCGGGACTGCGCGATCCGTGACCCGGCAGGCAACATGATCCGTATCCAAGAAGTCGCTTGA
- a CDS encoding helix-turn-helix transcriptional regulator: protein MTSDSAAAQNLRDLALLRRVRDRIDREYAEPLNVEALARGVNMSAGHLSRQFKLAYGESPYSYLMTRRIERAKALLQRGDLNVTEVCFAVGCSSLGTFSTRFTELVGMSPSTYRSEAAGETAGMPSCVTKKVARPIRNREAKGVASQLA, encoded by the coding sequence GTGACCAGCGACTCCGCCGCAGCGCAGAACCTTCGAGACCTTGCTCTGCTGCGACGCGTCCGCGATCGGATCGACCGCGAGTACGCGGAACCACTGAACGTCGAAGCCCTTGCCCGAGGGGTGAACATGTCGGCAGGTCATCTCAGTCGCCAGTTCAAGCTGGCCTACGGCGAGTCGCCGTACTCCTATCTGATGACCCGGCGAATCGAGCGTGCGAAGGCGCTGCTCCAGCGGGGCGATCTGAACGTCACCGAAGTGTGTTTCGCCGTGGGTTGTTCATCGCTGGGAACATTCAGCACCCGCTTCACCGAGTTGGTCGGGATGTCGCCGAGCACCTACCGGAGTGAGGCCGCGGGTGAGACCGCAGGGATGCCGTCCTGCGTCACGAAAAAGGTGGCCAGACCGATCAGGAATCGAGAAGCCAAGGGCGTCGCGTCGCAACTAGCGTAA
- a CDS encoding heavy metal translocating P-type ATPase gives MDHQGGHAGHAGHSGHGDHVGQFRRLFWIMLALAVPVVGFSGMFAMLIGYELPDHGLVSWISPVLGTVMFVWGGRPFLSGAIDEIRSRAPGMMLLIALAITVAFVASWGASLDVLHHDLDFWWELALLIVIMLLGHWIEMRSLAQTTSALDSLAALLPDEAERIEGGSTVLVPPAALRLGDVVLVRPGASVPADGTIIDGTAEVDESMVTGESRTVGRTVGDAVVAGTVATDSALRVRVTAIGDDTALAGIQRLVSEAQNSSSRAQRLADRAAAWLFWYALGAAALTAIVWSVLGSTDDAVVRTITVLVIACPHALGLAIPLVVAIATERAARAGVLVKDRLALERMRSVDAVLFDKTGTLTQGEPTVVAVHALGTSTEDQVLALAAAVESDSEHPLGKAIVEVAKGRQLQVPPAEQFRASPAEGVSAKVEGQHVRVGGPRMLARYQRAEVEMAEKWRADGAIILHVLVDDEVVGALKLADDIRPESREAVAALHRLDIEVVMITGDAEAVARSVATELGIDRVFAGVRPEDKASKVKELQGAGRTTAMVGDGVNDAPALAQADVGIAIGAGTDVAIASAGVILAGDDPRSVVSVIELSKAGYRKMKQNLWWAAGYNLISVPLAAGLLAPIGFVLPMSVGAILMSVSTVVVALNAQLLRRLDLRPSARAAGNKAENSGQGGADMATLRL, from the coding sequence ATGGACCATCAGGGTGGTCACGCGGGACACGCGGGGCATTCCGGCCACGGCGATCACGTCGGACAGTTCCGCCGACTGTTCTGGATCATGCTCGCGCTCGCAGTCCCGGTCGTCGGATTCTCGGGCATGTTCGCAATGCTCATCGGCTACGAACTACCCGACCACGGGTTGGTCTCGTGGATCTCGCCGGTGCTCGGCACGGTCATGTTCGTGTGGGGTGGCCGCCCGTTCCTCAGCGGCGCGATCGACGAGATCCGCTCGCGGGCCCCCGGAATGATGCTGCTCATCGCTCTTGCCATCACGGTCGCGTTCGTCGCGTCATGGGGCGCGAGCCTCGATGTGCTGCACCATGATCTGGATTTCTGGTGGGAGCTCGCGCTGCTGATCGTCATCATGCTGCTCGGGCACTGGATCGAGATGCGTTCGCTGGCACAGACCACGTCAGCACTCGACTCGCTGGCCGCATTGTTGCCGGACGAGGCCGAGAGGATTGAAGGTGGCTCCACGGTGCTCGTACCTCCCGCGGCACTCCGTCTGGGCGACGTGGTTCTCGTACGTCCGGGAGCGAGCGTGCCGGCCGACGGAACGATCATCGACGGGACTGCCGAGGTCGATGAGTCGATGGTGACAGGCGAATCGCGCACCGTCGGCCGGACGGTCGGAGACGCTGTGGTGGCCGGAACCGTCGCCACCGATTCAGCTCTGCGCGTTCGGGTCACGGCCATCGGCGACGACACCGCGTTGGCGGGTATCCAGCGACTGGTATCCGAGGCGCAGAACTCGTCGTCGCGGGCACAGCGCCTTGCCGACCGTGCCGCCGCGTGGCTCTTCTGGTACGCGCTCGGTGCCGCAGCCCTCACCGCAATCGTCTGGTCGGTCCTCGGATCCACCGACGACGCGGTGGTGCGCACCATCACCGTGTTGGTGATCGCGTGCCCCCACGCTCTGGGGCTGGCAATACCTCTCGTGGTGGCGATCGCCACCGAGCGCGCCGCCCGTGCCGGTGTATTGGTCAAAGATCGTCTAGCCCTCGAACGCATGCGGTCGGTCGACGCGGTGTTGTTCGACAAGACCGGCACATTGACGCAAGGGGAGCCGACGGTTGTCGCGGTCCACGCACTCGGTACGTCGACCGAGGACCAAGTGCTTGCCCTGGCCGCGGCGGTGGAGTCCGATAGCGAGCATCCGTTGGGCAAAGCGATTGTCGAGGTCGCCAAGGGGCGTCAGCTGCAGGTTCCCCCGGCCGAACAGTTCCGGGCGTCGCCGGCCGAAGGGGTGTCGGCGAAGGTGGAAGGGCAGCATGTCCGGGTCGGGGGTCCGCGCATGTTGGCGCGGTATCAGCGCGCCGAGGTCGAGATGGCCGAGAAGTGGCGTGCCGACGGAGCCATCATCCTGCACGTACTCGTCGACGACGAGGTGGTCGGAGCACTGAAGTTGGCCGACGACATCAGGCCGGAATCGCGGGAAGCCGTTGCGGCACTGCACCGACTCGACATCGAGGTTGTCATGATCACCGGTGACGCCGAAGCCGTGGCCCGGTCGGTGGCGACCGAGCTGGGCATCGACCGCGTGTTCGCCGGTGTTCGGCCGGAGGACAAGGCGTCGAAGGTCAAAGAACTTCAGGGCGCCGGCCGCACGACCGCCATGGTGGGTGACGGGGTGAACGATGCGCCCGCGCTGGCCCAGGCCGATGTCGGTATCGCCATCGGCGCCGGGACCGACGTCGCGATCGCATCGGCGGGGGTCATCCTGGCCGGGGACGATCCGCGTTCGGTCGTGTCGGTGATCGAGTTGTCCAAGGCGGGCTACCGGAAGATGAAGCAAAACCTTTGGTGGGCAGCCGGTTACAACCTGATCTCCGTGCCGCTGGCGGCTGGACTGCTGGCCCCGATCGGGTTCGTGCTACCGATGTCTGTGGGCGCCATCCTCATGTCGGTCTCGACGGTGGTGGTCGCACTCAACGCGCAGCTCCTGCGTCGGCTTGATCTACGGCCGAGCGCCCGCGCTGCAGGTAACAAGGCCGAGAACTCTGGGCAAGGTGGAGCAGACATGGCAACATTACGCTTGTGA
- a CDS encoding DUF305 domain-containing protein yields the protein MYKTRSRRTGFALVGIAASATLLFAGCSSDNGDHDMGSMSHQSSATSAAPTASNSEQAAAFNNADVMFAQMMYPHHAQAVEMAQLVEGRTTTPDVVQLADAIESAQGPEMEQLAQWLKQWGQPDPSSEGGGQGDMHHGDDTMSGMMSEQEMNDLAAKNGTEFDQAWLAMMIEHHAGAIEMANAEIADGENQAAKQLATTIAATQQQEIDTMKSLQQS from the coding sequence ATGTACAAAACACGTTCTCGCCGAACCGGTTTCGCGCTTGTCGGCATCGCTGCGTCGGCCACCCTGCTTTTTGCGGGGTGCAGTTCTGACAACGGTGACCACGACATGGGCTCGATGTCCCACCAATCGTCTGCCACATCTGCCGCTCCGACGGCCTCGAATTCGGAACAGGCCGCCGCATTCAACAATGCCGATGTGATGTTTGCGCAGATGATGTACCCCCACCATGCGCAAGCCGTCGAGATGGCCCAACTGGTCGAGGGTCGGACCACCACTCCCGATGTCGTCCAACTCGCTGATGCCATCGAGTCGGCTCAGGGTCCGGAGATGGAACAGCTCGCGCAGTGGTTGAAGCAGTGGGGTCAGCCTGATCCCAGCTCCGAAGGTGGAGGGCAGGGCGACATGCATCACGGTGACGACACCATGAGCGGAATGATGTCGGAGCAAGAGATGAATGATCTGGCGGCCAAGAATGGCACGGAGTTCGACCAGGCCTGGCTGGCCATGATGATCGAACATCACGCCGGCGCCATCGAGATGGCAAACGCCGAGATCGCCGACGGTGAAAACCAGGCCGCCAAGCAACTCGCAACGACGATTGCGGCGACTCAGCAGCAGGAGATCGACACCATGAAGTCGCTCCAGCAGTCCTGA
- a CDS encoding DUF6153 family protein, with amino-acid sequence MKRTQRADSAFVGSTATVAVSAFAALLAVLLMHSVPMVHAPAHGVAGAHAAVTTHQEHAGHTTMAPPAMAADSTHWTTHAAMALCMALITVASVLLIVRRLLGRQGANAGPRIHVPGDGRYASRAPPWAAPSLEKLSILRI; translated from the coding sequence ATGAAGCGTACGCAGCGCGCTGACTCCGCCTTCGTCGGCTCAACCGCCACTGTCGCGGTATCGGCGTTTGCAGCGCTACTGGCAGTTCTCCTCATGCACTCGGTGCCCATGGTGCATGCACCGGCGCATGGCGTCGCAGGCGCGCATGCCGCAGTCACCACCCACCAGGAGCATGCGGGCCACACAACCATGGCTCCGCCGGCGATGGCAGCCGACAGTACCCACTGGACGACGCACGCAGCCATGGCCCTCTGTATGGCGTTGATAACCGTCGCGTCGGTGTTGCTGATCGTGCGGCGGCTACTCGGACGTCAAGGCGCCAACGCCGGACCGCGAATTCACGTTCCCGGCGACGGCAGGTACGCCTCTCGCGCCCCACCCTGGGCCGCGCCCTCCCTCGAAAAGTTGTCGATCTTGAGGATCTGA